The nucleotide sequence CCGTTGGCCTGGCGGCCGCCGTGGTTGGAGCAGTAGATGCCGTCCACCCCGCCGTCCCTGGCCCGGCGCACGTCCTCCGGGTGGCAGATCCCCTTCAGGACGATCGGCAGGTCGGTGAGCGAGCGGAGCCACGCCAGGTCGTCCCAGACGAGCGGCTTGCCGAAGACGCCCACCCACTCCAGGACGGCGGCGCGCGGGTCCTCCTCGGGCGTCTTCGCGAGGCGGGCCCGGAAGACGGGGTCGGAGGTGTAGTTCGCGAGCGCGTGGCCGCGCAGCTGGGGGAAGTTGCCGGTGCCCAGGTCCCGGGGCCGCCACCCGGTGATCCAGGTGTCGAGCGTGACGACGATGCCCTTGAACCCGGCGGCCTCGGCCCGGTGCACGAGGCTCTCCGCGAGATCGCGGTCGGTGGGGGTGTAGAGCTGGAAGAAGCCCGGCGTGTCGCCGAACTCGGCGGCGACGTCCTCCATCGGGTCGGCGGTGAGGGTCGAGGCGATCATGGGCACGCCGGTCCGGGCGGCGGCGCGTGCCGTGGCCAGGTCGCCGTGCCCGTCCTGGGCGCAGAGACCTATCACCCCGACCGGGGCCATGAACAGCGGTGACGGCAGCGTGAGTCCGAACAGGTCGACGGTCAGGTCGCGCCGGTCGGCGCCGACCATCATGCGGGGCACCAGCCCCCAGTTCCGGAACGCCGCGACGTTGGCCTCCTGGGTGTACTCGTCACCCGCGCCGCCGGCCACGTACGACCACACCGAGGGAGGGAGCGCGGCCCGTGCCCTCTCCTCCAGTTCGGCGAAGGTCATCGGCAGGGTGGGGAGCACGCCGAAGAGTCCGTCGAAGTAGATCTCGTGCTGGTAGTCGCCGTAGTGCTGGGGCATGGGGTGGGCTCGTCCCTTCCGGTTCCGGTCGGCCGGGCGGCCGATCACCGCCGGCCGCCTCCCGAATGGCCCCCATCGTGCCCTCCACGGGCCCTCGTGACCATGCTCCAGACACCTCCCGTCCCCCGGGGAAGGGGGCCCCGGCGGACGATGCCCGCCGGGGCCCCCTTCTCGCCGGACGGCTACGAGCGCGTCGCCGTACGGCAGCCGTCGTCCGTGGCCGGCGTCCCGTCGGCGATCGCCTTGGAGCGGTCGTACGGGTCGACGGCCTCGCCGGTCTCCGGGCCGGTGGCGTTCCCGTCCTCGTCGAACTCCGGGGCGAGGTAGCCGGTGTGGTTGTCGCAGCCGCCGTTGGTCATGTCGAGCTTGTACGACACGATGGAGAAGGTACCCGGCTGGGTGACGATCTTCGCGGGGTCGTCCCAGTTCACCACGATCTCTCGGCGCACGATGGTCCGCACGACCTCGTCGCTGCCGGCCTCCGCCGCCACGAACGGGTACACGTAGGTGACGTCGGTCGCCACCTGGACCGCGCCGCGCTTGCCTTCGCGGTACGTGATCCGGCCCCGGGTCTTGACGACGTCACCGACCAGGCGGGCGTGGTCCGTTCGGTAGCGGCTGAAAAGGAGGAGCGGGTCGTTCTCCTCGCTGGGCGTCCGGAAGGCGGCGGCGAGGTAGTCCTTGATGTCCCGCTGGTGCGGGTTGATCAGGGCGATCGCCCTGGCGGGGCGTTCGCCGCGCAGCACGGCCGCGTCCAGGCTGGACGCGGCGAGGAAGTCGCGGGTCTGCCGGAGCGCCTTCTCCACCTGCGCCTGGTTCATCCAGCCGGTCGCCCGGGCGGCCGGGACGGAGATCCCGGCCGCGCCGTCGGCCCACAGCGCCGCGGGCGAGCCCCGGAACGGCTCGTCGAGCGTGCCGCGCCGGTCGGGCTCCATGGGCGGCGCCTCCGTCGGACGGTCCGACTCCAGGGCGAGCGGCGGTCCGGGCGTGCCCTCGTCCGTGGACGAGCCGATCATCCGCCAGGGGTCGAACGCCACGACGAGCAGGGCGACGGCCGCCAGCAGTCCGACCACGTACCAGCCCTTCCTCCGCCGGGGCGGGGGCGGCGTGTGCGTGCGCCAGCCCTGCGTCCCCGCGGGCTGGTCCCGCAGCCGCTCGGCGACGGCCCGGGCACGCGCCGAGGGCTCCCTGGGGGCGTCCGCGACGCCGTCCACGGAATCCCTCAGGAACTGCTCCCATGCCTCGTCCGGCACGGACGACCCGCCGCCGTCCCGCTCCCCACCCGCGCCCACAACGTCCCCCTCGTCTCACACGTCACTCCCGCCCCACCGCGGGGCTCCAGAATGATCGCATGGCACTCGCGTGCGACTGGTCACCCGCACAGGCTCTGACCTGTGACCGCACAGGTCCTGACCTGCCGTCAGCCCACGGGCGGGGTCCAGTCGCCCAGCCAGTGGGGGATGTCCTGGGCCGCGGCGTCGGTGGCGGTCAGGTGGGGGCGGTTCGGGCTCGGTGAGCCCGCGCCCGGGCCCGTGTTGCGGTACTCGGCGAAGCGGTCGGACTTCCAGGAGAAGCCGCCCATGTCCGTCCAGGGCGCCGGCTTGACGGCGGCGCTCAGGACGCTGTCACGGACCGTGGTCTGCGGGGAGAGGCTCGCGTCCCCGCCCGCGTGCCAGGGCCGTCCGAGGAAGAACGTTCCCGCGCCTACGTCGCCGTTGACGGTGGAACGGCTGATGAGGAAGCCCTTGCGGCCGGCCGCGGTGCTCGGCGCGGTGACGTACCCGGCCGAGGAGCCGTCCCAGCGCTTCTTGAGGGTGAGGACGGACCGGTCGATGACGGCCGTGGCGCGCCCGAAGACGAAGTCGACGTTGCCGATGACGTAGGAGCCGGTCATGTACACCCGGCCGATCCTGTCCTTCGCGGCCGTGTCGAGGAGGAGCGTGTCCTGGTCCCCGCTGACGATGACGCCGTCGAGCACGACCCGGTCGGCGGCGGTGCGCAGGGCGACCGCCTGGTGCCCGTCGAGGTTCTGGTGCGCGGCCTCGTCGAAGTCGTTGGAGACGGTGAGGTTGTGCGCCCGGAAGTCGTCCGCCTCGACGGCGACGGTGGCGCTGCCGCCCGTCCCGTACGTTCCCGAGCCGTCGGGCTTCGTCATCCCGGAGGCGTGGCCCTCGACGATGACGGTGTCCTTGCGGCTGCCGCCGGTGCCTTCGAGGGTGACGTGGGGCTTGGTCGCGGGGACCTTGACCGTCTCCCGGTAGACCCCGGGGGCGATCCGGATCACCACGGGTGAGCTGTTGCCCGCCGGCACGGCGTCGACGGCCTTCTGGACGCCGGTGAACCGCCCCGTGCCGTCCTTGGCGACGGTGAGCACGGTGGGGGCGGCGGCCGCCTCCGTTCCCGCCGCGCCGGCGGTGCCGATCGTGGACCGCGGACCGGCGCCCGCCTTGAGCAGCGCCGGTACGGCTGAGGCCGGGTCGGGCGTGTACGGGTAGAAGCTCCTCGGGTCGAAGGCCGTCCCGCCGCTCTCGTTGCGGCCGGTGGTTCCGGTGAAGACGTTGCCGCGCTGCACGAGCGCCGCCGTGCTG is from Streptomyces venezuelae ATCC 10712 and encodes:
- a CDS encoding pectinesterase family protein yields the protein MTETRSRARHRRRGRGLLLGGPAALAAAGVLAYGTAFGVFGADGRPEATAADAPAWARAVADGFASVDALGQNGTYGGRDGRTVTVRNLAELEKYATAPEPYVIVVAGTITMNPTGKEIKVASDKTIVGSGTSGHIVGGGFFLGQGVHNVIIRNLTIRDAYQGVWNDKEHDFDAVQMDGAHHVWIDHNDLRHMADGLIDSRKDTTYVTVSWNRLGNNNKTFGIGWTENVTADLTIHHNWFRETEQRNPSTDNVAHAHLYNNLLQDDAGTGITSAYGNYARGRTRMLLENSVFQGVNNPVIKDSTAALVQRGNVFTGTTGRNESGGTAFDPRSFYPYTPDPASAVPALLKAGAGPRSTIGTAGAAGTEAAAAPTVLTVAKDGTGRFTGVQKAVDAVPAGNSSPVVIRIAPGVYRETVKVPATKPHVTLEGTGGSRKDTVIVEGHASGMTKPDGSGTYGTGGSATVAVEADDFRAHNLTVSNDFDEAAHQNLDGHQAVALRTAADRVVLDGVIVSGDQDTLLLDTAAKDRIGRVYMTGSYVIGNVDFVFGRATAVIDRSVLTLKKRWDGSSAGYVTAPSTAAGRKGFLISRSTVNGDVGAGTFFLGRPWHAGGDASLSPQTTVRDSVLSAAVKPAPWTDMGGFSWKSDRFAEYRNTGPGAGSPSPNRPHLTATDAAAQDIPHWLGDWTPPVG
- a CDS encoding alpha-hydroxy-acid oxidizing protein; the protein is MPQHYGDYQHEIYFDGLFGVLPTLPMTFAELEERARAALPPSVWSYVAGGAGDEYTQEANVAAFRNWGLVPRMMVGADRRDLTVDLFGLTLPSPLFMAPVGVIGLCAQDGHGDLATARAAARTGVPMIASTLTADPMEDVAAEFGDTPGFFQLYTPTDRDLAESLVHRAEAAGFKGIVVTLDTWITGWRPRDLGTGNFPQLRGHALANYTSDPVFRARLAKTPEEDPRAAVLEWVGVFGKPLVWDDLAWLRSLTDLPIVLKGICHPEDVRRARDGGVDGIYCSNHGGRQANGGLPALDALPGVVAAADGLPVLFDSGVRSGADVVKALALGATAVGVGRPYAYGLALGGTDGIVHVLRSLLAEADLIMAVDGYPALADLRAEGALRAVRG